In Bythopirellula goksoeyrii, a single window of DNA contains:
- a CDS encoding ABC transporter permease: MNFRRFNPLASLEGSKLLGISSLLFAICLFTAVSSNRFLLVGNLENIVHRTALFGILSIGAAFVIITGGIDLSIGSVVCLTGVLLPYLLTECHWSVPMASLAVLGIASAIGVFHGFMITKMRLQPFVVTLCGLLLYRGIARGITGDQSQGFGVAYKGLRVLATGHLTFFEGQAYEFRLPATTLILIAIAVIASVVLNRTVFGRYLFAVGGNPEAAKYSGVNVDRVTSLAYLICSILAGLGGVLFVLDINAAQPSDFGNFYELYAIAAAVLGGCSLRGGEGNILGVVLGAAVMVVLSNAINLVFPEYQNIEFAIIGGVILAGVTADVVLRRLLASRN, from the coding sequence ATGAACTTTAGACGATTCAATCCATTAGCCAGTCTGGAAGGCTCCAAATTACTGGGAATATCGTCCTTGTTGTTTGCGATCTGTCTCTTTACGGCAGTGTCGAGCAACCGATTTTTGCTTGTGGGTAATTTGGAGAATATTGTTCATCGTACTGCACTTTTTGGAATTCTCAGTATCGGCGCAGCGTTCGTGATTATCACCGGAGGTATCGATCTCTCGATCGGATCGGTCGTATGTCTGACAGGAGTCTTGCTACCCTACTTGCTTACCGAGTGTCATTGGTCAGTGCCGATGGCATCGCTTGCAGTTCTGGGGATTGCGTCCGCAATTGGTGTGTTTCATGGATTCATGATTACCAAGATGCGATTGCAACCGTTTGTTGTCACCTTGTGTGGGTTGCTTCTTTACCGCGGAATTGCTCGTGGGATAACGGGCGATCAATCACAAGGATTCGGTGTAGCGTACAAGGGCCTGCGCGTATTAGCCACCGGTCATCTGACGTTCTTTGAGGGACAGGCTTACGAATTTCGCTTACCGGCAACAACTTTGATTCTGATCGCCATAGCAGTGATTGCGTCAGTTGTGCTTAACCGTACGGTGTTTGGCCGCTATTTATTTGCCGTCGGTGGCAATCCGGAGGCTGCCAAATACAGCGGAGTCAATGTAGATCGAGTCACGTCCTTAGCCTACCTGATCTGCTCAATTCTTGCCGGATTGGGTGGAGTCTTGTTCGTGTTAGATATTAATGCCGCACAGCCAAGCGATTTCGGAAACTTTTACGAACTCTATGCGATTGCTGCAGCCGTTTTGGGTGGATGTTCCCTACGCGGAGGCGAAGGAAACATACTGGGGGTTGTCTTAGGTGCTGCGGTGATGGTCGTCTTGAGCAACGCCATTAACTTGGTTTTTCCCGAATACCAAAATATCGAATTCGCGATTATCGGGGGAGTTATTCTTGCCGGAGTGACGGCCGATGTAGTTCTACGCCGTCTGCTTGCCTCTCGGAATTAA
- a CDS encoding sugar ABC transporter ATP-binding protein: MEKSPPSSILEAQDVSKVYGGVQALDNVSLSLQSGEILAVVGENGAGKSTLMKILAGVVQPSSGTILIEGKPTRLADVTQALDCGIALIHQELNLAPNLDVGANICLGREPSKFGFVDRKSVTGRAQLHLARLGLHLPPSTRLDSLSIGMQQLVEIAKALSVDAKILILDEPTSSLSQQEAEQLFVVLRQLRSKGVGICYISHRLNEVTDLADRVVVLRDGKCVGELSHSEIDRERIVQMMVGRDISQFYQRKPHTAGAKAIDVKSLRTARYPNVALDFAVRAGEIVGLAGLVGAGRTELLTTLFGITPQVDGEIFLEGESYSPKNASDAISSGVVLAPEDRRLSGLHLQKGVRWNLSLASLSQALSRCGFIRRQAETELCKKVISDYGIKTAGLESQVGHMSGGNQQKVVLGKWLAREPRLLLLDEPTRGIDVGSKSEIYGLMHDLAGKGVAILFASSDMEEIVGLSDRVLVMHQGQIAGELKREDFNEEAIMRLAVGSSTKQLAAESA, translated from the coding sequence ATGGAAAAATCGCCACCTAGTTCGATTCTAGAAGCCCAAGATGTAAGTAAGGTCTATGGGGGCGTCCAGGCACTGGATAATGTGTCGTTATCTCTCCAATCAGGCGAAATCCTGGCAGTAGTAGGGGAGAATGGCGCTGGTAAGAGCACCTTAATGAAAATCCTGGCAGGAGTGGTCCAGCCCTCATCTGGAACAATTCTTATCGAAGGAAAACCGACCCGGTTAGCCGATGTCACCCAAGCTCTTGACTGCGGCATTGCTTTAATTCATCAAGAATTGAATCTGGCTCCTAACTTGGATGTTGGAGCGAATATTTGTCTTGGTCGGGAACCTAGCAAGTTTGGTTTTGTAGACCGTAAATCTGTAACTGGTCGGGCTCAATTGCACCTTGCGCGGCTTGGACTTCACCTCCCTCCTTCGACACGTCTGGATTCGCTTAGCATTGGGATGCAACAGCTCGTCGAAATTGCTAAGGCACTCAGTGTTGACGCTAAGATTCTAATTCTGGATGAGCCGACATCTTCATTGTCACAGCAGGAAGCAGAGCAATTGTTCGTGGTCTTGCGTCAACTCCGCTCGAAGGGTGTTGGCATTTGTTATATCTCGCATAGACTCAATGAAGTGACTGATTTGGCCGACCGAGTGGTTGTTCTGCGTGACGGAAAATGCGTTGGCGAGCTTTCACACTCGGAGATTGACCGGGAGCGTATCGTCCAAATGATGGTTGGCCGCGATATTTCGCAATTCTATCAACGAAAGCCACACACTGCTGGAGCCAAGGCGATTGATGTTAAGTCATTGCGAACAGCTCGCTATCCTAATGTGGCTCTGGACTTTGCGGTTCGAGCAGGCGAGATTGTGGGACTTGCTGGGTTGGTCGGGGCTGGTCGAACGGAACTCTTGACCACCCTTTTTGGTATTACACCCCAAGTTGACGGCGAGATTTTCCTCGAAGGCGAGTCGTATTCACCGAAGAACGCTTCCGATGCTATCAGCTCTGGAGTGGTACTTGCCCCAGAGGATCGGCGGCTAAGCGGGTTGCATCTACAAAAAGGAGTCCGTTGGAATCTTTCGCTAGCTTCACTCAGTCAGGCGCTAAGTCGATGTGGATTCATCCGACGGCAAGCCGAGACTGAACTATGCAAGAAGGTGATCAGTGACTATGGAATCAAGACGGCGGGCCTTGAGTCGCAGGTCGGTCACATGTCGGGAGGAAATCAACAAAAGGTAGTGCTTGGCAAATGGCTGGCGAGAGAACCTCGGTTGCTTCTTTTGGATGAACCGACGCGCGGAATCGACGTTGGCAGCAAGTCAGAAATCTATGGCTTGATGCACGACTTGGCAGGAAAAGGGGTAGCGATTCTCTTTGCCTCAAGCGACATGGAAGAAATCGTGGGCCTTTCCGATCGCGTGCTTGTGATGCACCAAGGACAGATTGCTGGGGAATTAAAGCGCGAGGACTTTAACGAAGAAGCTATCATGCGATTGGCAGTGGGAAGTTCAACAAAACAGCTTGCTGCAGAGTCGGCTTGA
- a CDS encoding sugar-binding protein — MISILHRLSRSITHLLVFSLMALLGCSDSADERPQFAFVTNGVASFWNIAAAGSKAAAKEAGVAVTVVMPDGLTDQTRKLEDLITRGIDGIAVSPINSANQTDILNKAAEATILITQDSDAPESNRLAYIGMDNYAAGLMCGRLVREALPEGGEVMLFIGRLDQDNAQLRRQGCIDAIVGREPDSTRRDPPGASVLSEDGKYNILGTLTDRFDRAKAKANVEDAITRYPNISAMVGLFVYNPPAILEALERTDMLGKVQVIGFDEDESTLQAIQDGNAIGTVVQDPYKYGYESIRLLVGLNSGEESNLPADRFVDVPPRTIKKENLETFWKNMKQLLEDK; from the coding sequence ATGATATCTATTCTGCACCGACTTTCCAGGAGCATTACGCACCTGCTCGTCTTTTCTTTGATGGCACTGCTAGGTTGTAGCGATTCGGCAGATGAACGTCCACAATTTGCATTTGTTACCAATGGAGTAGCGAGCTTCTGGAATATTGCAGCCGCGGGAAGTAAGGCAGCTGCCAAAGAGGCCGGTGTAGCGGTTACGGTTGTCATGCCAGATGGGCTAACAGACCAGACCCGAAAGCTCGAAGATTTGATTACCAGAGGCATCGATGGAATTGCGGTCAGCCCGATTAATTCTGCGAATCAGACTGACATACTAAACAAGGCGGCCGAAGCAACTATTCTGATAACGCAAGACTCTGATGCGCCCGAGAGCAATCGACTGGCATACATAGGGATGGACAATTACGCGGCCGGATTGATGTGTGGAAGACTCGTTCGAGAGGCGCTTCCTGAGGGGGGCGAGGTGATGCTTTTCATTGGCCGACTCGATCAAGACAATGCGCAACTTCGACGCCAAGGGTGTATTGACGCTATCGTGGGTCGAGAACCAGATTCTACTCGCCGCGATCCTCCTGGAGCGAGTGTTCTTAGCGAAGACGGGAAGTACAACATTCTGGGAACGCTCACCGACCGCTTCGATCGGGCAAAGGCAAAAGCCAATGTCGAGGATGCTATAACTCGGTATCCAAACATCTCGGCGATGGTTGGGTTATTCGTTTACAATCCTCCAGCAATTCTTGAGGCATTGGAACGAACGGATATGCTCGGGAAAGTTCAGGTAATTGGTTTTGACGAGGACGAGTCCACTCTTCAAGCTATTCAGGACGGCAACGCCATAGGGACCGTGGTTCAAGACCCGTATAAGTACGGCTATGAATCGATACGCTTATTGGTTGGCTTGAATAGCGGAGAGGAATCAAATCTCCCTGCAGACCGCTTTGTCGACGTTCCGCCTCGTACTATCAAAAAGGAGAATCTCGAAACATTTTGGAAAAATATGAAGCAGCTTTTAGAGGACAAATAG
- the pyrF gene encoding orotidine-5'-phosphate decarboxylase — MNHFGEELAVAVRRCRNPVVVGLDPRWESLPASFRQNRASDTESQAIAYEEFCREVVDVVAPLVPAVKPQAAFFEECGPAGMLALANVMAYARDKGLLVILDGKRNDIGSTAEAYARGYLGRSSVWGADALTISPYLGADSLQPFVDVAVERGAGLFVLVKTSNPGGGMLQDQLIDGQPLYRTVAQYVADQSAGATGQGGYGSVGAVVGATYPDQLAELRAAMPNTWFLVPGYGSQGGTAKDTAAAFDAQGLGAMINNSRGIIFAHQRPEYKDSFGDSRWQGAVEAATEDMIAQLQAETAVGKLGSSDSP; from the coding sequence TTGAATCATTTCGGAGAGGAATTGGCTGTCGCAGTTCGGCGCTGCAGAAACCCTGTCGTCGTGGGGCTTGATCCACGTTGGGAAAGTTTACCGGCAAGTTTCAGACAAAATCGAGCTTCGGATACCGAATCGCAAGCAATTGCGTACGAAGAGTTCTGTCGTGAGGTGGTTGACGTAGTAGCACCATTGGTTCCTGCGGTGAAACCTCAAGCGGCCTTCTTCGAAGAATGTGGACCGGCAGGCATGTTGGCCCTGGCCAACGTCATGGCCTATGCGCGGGACAAGGGGCTCTTAGTAATTCTTGATGGCAAACGAAACGACATTGGCTCCACTGCCGAGGCCTATGCCCGCGGATACCTTGGTCGAAGTAGCGTCTGGGGAGCCGATGCACTTACCATCAGCCCCTACCTCGGTGCCGATAGTTTGCAGCCTTTCGTAGATGTGGCCGTAGAACGCGGTGCCGGACTCTTCGTCTTGGTAAAGACCTCCAACCCGGGTGGAGGCATGCTGCAGGATCAATTGATCGATGGCCAGCCCTTGTATCGAACCGTTGCCCAATACGTTGCCGATCAATCCGCTGGTGCAACAGGGCAGGGTGGGTACGGAAGCGTGGGCGCCGTGGTAGGTGCAACCTACCCAGATCAGCTTGCCGAACTTCGCGCGGCAATGCCCAACACCTGGTTCTTAGTCCCCGGCTATGGAAGCCAGGGAGGAACCGCAAAAGATACGGCCGCCGCATTCGACGCACAAGGCTTAGGTGCCATGATCAACAATTCGCGAGGAATCATCTTCGCTCATCAGCGCCCTGAATACAAAGACAGCTTTGGAGATTCTCGCTGGCAAGGGGCTGTGGAAGCTGCGACCGAGGATATGATCGCGCAACTGCAAGCCGAGACAGCAGTGGGGAAACTTGGGTCAAGCGATTCACCTTGA